The sequence GGCAATCAGACCCTATTTTTACCGTCTGGTCAATTCGAGTTTTCCCGACCTTGTATTGCTTTCGTATAGCGAATTGCCGTCAAACGTAGAAATCGAATTTATCGGAAAAGTAGAGGTGGGTAATGCAAATTAAGAAATTCGTCGCGCCTACATTACGCGAAGCCAAAGAACAAATGAAAAACGAACTCGGCGGCGATGCCATTATTCTGGGCACAAGGGTAATCGAAAACGACAGAAGATTCAATTTCAGGAAAATGTTTGAAATTACCGCGGGAGTGGACGAAGAAATCAAGAAAACTCCCTCGTTCGACGAACCGGTAAATGAAAGTGTCGATATCGATGTTGAATTGTCCAGGCTTACGCAAAAAATATTCGAAGCCAAAGAAAATAAAAAAGTTGCCGCGGAAGATGTGGTTACCGAAGCAAGAAAACTAACAATGACACAATTGGACGAATACCTGGAAAAATTACTCGACCTGGAAATTAATCGCCAGCTGGCTAAAGAATTGGTTGAACAATTGAAGAATTACGACGGTCTGCTTGGCGAAGCGAATCTGGAAAATTATCTGATTGCCGGAATGGCTTCGATGATTCCTACAAAGGAATTCAAAGTAAAAAAGAACCGCAATACAAAAGTGGCGCTGGTAGGACCGACCGGTGTAGGTAAAACTACCTGTATAGCCAAGTTGGCCGTTATATCGAAGATTATTCATAAACTTAAAGTAGGACTGATTTCGATCGATACATATCGTTTGGGAGCTATAGATCAATTGCGGATATTTTCTGAAATAAGCGACATTGAAATGAGCGTGGCATACGAACCCTCCGACATGCCGAAGCTGATTAAAAAATTCAAAGATAAAGACCTGATTTTCATCGACACGGTCGGCAGAAGCCAGAAAAACAGGGAGAATTTGAATAAGATTAAAGAATATCTCGACGCGGCTGAAGTAGACGAAACGATTTTGGTAGTTAGCGCCACAAGTTCTATGCGTACGCTCTCCGATGTAGCCGAGAGATTCAAAGTTCTCGATTACGGTTCGGTGATCTTTTCGAAAGCCGACGAAGCCGTTACTTACGGCAATATTTTCAATCTGGCGAATAAATTCAATCTGCCCGTAATGTTCCTTACGAACGGTCAGGTTATACCCGACGATATTTTATCGGTCAATCCCGAATATCTTGCAAACGTAATTTATAAAGGGAAACTCTACTGATGAACGATCAGGTAAAACGTCTGCTGGAATTACGACGCCTTCAAAATAACAGGGAGGGGAAAACCGCTCTTGTAGTCTCGGTATGTTCCGGCAAAGGCGGAACCGGCAAGTCGTTTGTTTCGCTGAATCTTGCATATAAACTTGCGCGGCTAAATAAAAAAGTTCTTGTCGTCGATTTCGATTTCAATTTATCGAATTTGCATTTGCTTTTGAATGAAACCGTCAGGGAACCGCTCTCCGATTTTTTCAATCAAAAAGTAACTTTCGACGAACTGATCTACAGATATAACGATAATCTGCATTTGATTTTCGGCGATTCCGGCAGCAACAATTTTCCCAAAATTACAAACGATCTTATCGAATATTTCTTTATCCATCTTGAAAAAGCCTCGCGAAATTACGACTTTGTTTTTATCGACTCGGCTGCGGGAGCCGACTCGAATACGATGTATCAAATCAGCCGGTCGGATTTGAATTTAATCGTTGCGTCGCCGGAACCGACTGCGATAATGGACGCATACGTACTGATAAAACTGATTACCGAGCAAAGCGTCGATAAACGTTACATGAACATGCCCGAAAACATTATAATTATCAATAAAGCGGACGACAAAGAAGAAGGCGAGCAGGCATTCCAGAATTTGAGTACCGCCGTTCGGCATTTCCTCAATAAAGAAATTATGCTCCTTGGCGTTATCGGGCACGACAGAACCGCATATAAATCGATTACCAACCAGGAACTGCTGGTTGAACACTATCCGAATTCGATGGCAGCCCTTCAGATAGACGACCTTGCAAGACGCTTCCTGAATATTGCACAGATGGCTAATAATAGCCAGTTTCTTAACCAAAAATCCTAAATTCAGCCTGAAAATCAAGTTTTTCTAATGGTATAGTCTTTGCATCTCTCTTATTCAAAAGAATAGGAGAGATGATGAACAAAATAATAATGCAATTCGGATTACTCGTTTTCTTCTTCTCCGTAATTTATTTTGTTCAAAAAGGACTCGACGTTACGCGGGTAATACTGAATTCCCTTTCGATATTTCTCCTTTTGACCATAATGTTAAGCTTCGTCGCTATCAGTTTAATTAAAGCCATCAATCGTAATTCGTTGGAAAAAATAAAAGAACCATCGGGAAAAGACAGTAATGAATAAAAACGAATATTTATGGGAATCCTTCAAGGCGCATCCTTCGCCTGAATTGAAGAAGAAGATTATTCTCAATTACATCAATCTTGTCCATTATGTAATCCACAAGACTAATCTCAACCAAAGCGAATTATTCGACAGAAGAGATTTTTTCCAATTCGGTATCGAAGGCTTGAGCGAAGCCATCGACCGTTTTGACCCGGATTACGGGACAAAGTTCGAAACTTATGCAATTCAAAGAATACGCGGCAAAATTTACGACGAAATTCGAAAATACAGCCATAAATACGAGATGATCGGCGAACCCGAGCCGGTCACCACAAGCAGCAGCGGAACGGTTTCGCTCAACAGCAATTATATCGAAGAAGAAGGTATGCAAATGTATGAAATGATGGCCGACGACAGCGAAGAGCCTCTGCAGATTCTCGAAAAGAACGAGATGAAAGAACGATTAGTCGAAATGATCAAACAATTGAGCGACCGCGACAGAATGATTATTACTCTCTATTATTACGAAGAACTCAATTACCAGGAGATTGCAAAGGTTCTCAATATTACTGTATCGCGCGTCTCTCAGTTGCATTCTAAAATAATGAAAATACTCAAACAAAAACTTTCTGAAAAAAATGGTTGAACAGGGAACATCCGAAATCAAGGAAAGGATACGGAAGCAGCTATCGGGAATAGGCAATATACCGGCTGTTCCGCAGGTTATTGCAGAGGTTTCCAATATGCTCGATAATGAGATGACCAGCGCGTCGGACCTTTGCAGAGTTATATCGAGGGATCAGGCGCTGGCCGCCAAAATTTTGGCGGTTGCAAATTCGCCTCTCTACGGTTTGCCCCGCAGGGTTTCAACTATAGAATTTGCAGTCGTAATTATCGGCTTCGATCACATCAAAAACATTCTTCTGGCTCTCTCGCTGCTCGATACCTTCAAAGTAAGAAACGCGAAAGATTGGAATCATCAGGAATATTGGCGTCATTCCATTCTGACCGCTACCGGCGCCAAAAGAATTGCGGACGATCTGCGATACCCGAAGTCGGGCGAGGTTTTTACCGTCGGTCTGTTGCACGATCTGGGACTCGTAATTTTATATAAATATATGAATTACGATTACAAACAGATAATGGAATTGGTCGATAATCAGGGCTTGAGTTTTCTGGAAGCGGAAAATAAAGTGCTCGGATATACGCACAGTCACATTGCCGAGTTCCTGCTGGAAAAATGGAATTTCCCCAGGAATATAATCGATGCAGTCGTAAACCACCATACGCCCTCGGAATCGGAATTTAGTCCTGTCCTCAGTTCGCTGGTCCATTTGACCGATTATATGACGCAGAAATTCGAAATCGGGACTTTTATGTGCGACGACAATATGCCTCTGGACGAAAATATTCTCGAAATTCTTCAATTCGGAAATATGGAATATCTGGAACAATTTATGGAAAGCTATAAACCTTTATTTAATCAACATTTTGAATCACTAAACAGATAAGAGCAATGAACACAATAGTATTCGATCAGGCGCAAAAGAGGGAACGTACACAACTGGTATTGAAAAGAGTTACAACGCTCTCGCCGGTGCCAAAAATCCTTTCGGAAGTTCTGGAATTATTAAAAGACCTGAATACAAGTCCACAAAAACTTGCTAAAGCTATCGCTAAAGACCAGAGTATAGTGGTCAAAATTCTTACGATAGCCAACTCGCCGTTTTACGGACTTGCCAAAAGGGTTTCGTCCATCGAATATGCCATTATGATTCTGGGTTTCAATGAAATCAGAAATATTGTAATGGCGCTTTCGCTGATGGAAACGATGAAAAACAAAAGCGATGAATATATGAACCAGAAAGATTTCTGGCTTCATTCGTATATAACCGCCACGACGGCAAAAAAGATTGCCGACGATATGAACATTCGTGAAAGCAACGACGTTTTTATCGGCGCTCTTCTTCACGATCTGGGCATCTCGGTAATCCATCGCTATATGCACTCGGATTTCGTTAAAATTAAAGAGAGCGTGGAAAAAGGTTCGAAATATTCCGAAGCCGAAAATCAGCAACTCGGTATGGATCATCAAATGGTAGGTTACAGCCTTCTGCGCAATTGGAATATCCCCGAGCATATCTGCGATATGGTAAGGTACCATCACAATCCCAATCAATCGACAAATACGAAAATTCTCTCGTCGATAATTCATCTGAGCGATTACATGACGCAAAAACTCGATATAGGAAAATTCGATTGGGACAACGACCTTGAACTCAATCCGGAAGCCGCTACAATTCTCCAGTTCAAGGATATTAATGAAATTGAAGAGTTTATTGAAAGTTACAGGGAACCAATTTCATCACAAATAGATTC comes from Melioribacter roseus P3M-2 and encodes:
- the flhF gene encoding flagellar biosynthesis protein FlhF, which produces MQIKKFVAPTLREAKEQMKNELGGDAIILGTRVIENDRRFNFRKMFEITAGVDEEIKKTPSFDEPVNESVDIDVELSRLTQKIFEAKENKKVAAEDVVTEARKLTMTQLDEYLEKLLDLEINRQLAKELVEQLKNYDGLLGEANLENYLIAGMASMIPTKEFKVKKNRNTKVALVGPTGVGKTTCIAKLAVISKIIHKLKVGLISIDTYRLGAIDQLRIFSEISDIEMSVAYEPSDMPKLIKKFKDKDLIFIDTVGRSQKNRENLNKIKEYLDAAEVDETILVVSATSSMRTLSDVAERFKVLDYGSVIFSKADEAVTYGNIFNLANKFNLPVMFLTNGQVIPDDILSVNPEYLANVIYKGKLY
- a CDS encoding AAA family ATPase, giving the protein MNDQVKRLLELRRLQNNREGKTALVVSVCSGKGGTGKSFVSLNLAYKLARLNKKVLVVDFDFNLSNLHLLLNETVREPLSDFFNQKVTFDELIYRYNDNLHLIFGDSGSNNFPKITNDLIEYFFIHLEKASRNYDFVFIDSAAGADSNTMYQISRSDLNLIVASPEPTAIMDAYVLIKLITEQSVDKRYMNMPENIIIINKADDKEEGEQAFQNLSTAVRHFLNKEIMLLGVIGHDRTAYKSITNQELLVEHYPNSMAALQIDDLARRFLNIAQMANNSQFLNQKS
- a CDS encoding sigma-70 family RNA polymerase sigma factor; translated protein: MNKNEYLWESFKAHPSPELKKKIILNYINLVHYVIHKTNLNQSELFDRRDFFQFGIEGLSEAIDRFDPDYGTKFETYAIQRIRGKIYDEIRKYSHKYEMIGEPEPVTTSSSGTVSLNSNYIEEEGMQMYEMMADDSEEPLQILEKNEMKERLVEMIKQLSDRDRMIITLYYYEELNYQEIAKVLNITVSRVSQLHSKIMKILKQKLSEKNG
- a CDS encoding HDOD domain-containing protein; protein product: MVEQGTSEIKERIRKQLSGIGNIPAVPQVIAEVSNMLDNEMTSASDLCRVISRDQALAAKILAVANSPLYGLPRRVSTIEFAVVIIGFDHIKNILLALSLLDTFKVRNAKDWNHQEYWRHSILTATGAKRIADDLRYPKSGEVFTVGLLHDLGLVILYKYMNYDYKQIMELVDNQGLSFLEAENKVLGYTHSHIAEFLLEKWNFPRNIIDAVVNHHTPSESEFSPVLSSLVHLTDYMTQKFEIGTFMCDDNMPLDENILEILQFGNMEYLEQFMESYKPLFNQHFESLNR
- a CDS encoding HDOD domain-containing protein → MNTIVFDQAQKRERTQLVLKRVTTLSPVPKILSEVLELLKDLNTSPQKLAKAIAKDQSIVVKILTIANSPFYGLAKRVSSIEYAIMILGFNEIRNIVMALSLMETMKNKSDEYMNQKDFWLHSYITATTAKKIADDMNIRESNDVFIGALLHDLGISVIHRYMHSDFVKIKESVEKGSKYSEAENQQLGMDHQMVGYSLLRNWNIPEHICDMVRYHHNPNQSTNTKILSSIIHLSDYMTQKLDIGKFDWDNDLELNPEAATILQFKDINEIEEFIESYREPISSQIDSLRNLL